The Aequorivita sublithincola DSM 14238 genome window below encodes:
- a CDS encoding T9SS type A sorting domain-containing protein → MKTRLLLFICIIVYINCKAQFSSERVVDSTLAYPHLVISADLDGDGDLDIISASDQYPTITWYENTDGHGTFSSQKIVTPNAYSVRTIYAADMDGDNDMDILATLFFNKIVWYENLDNQGSFSSEHVISDNSFGATNAMASDIDNDGDFDVVSTCIGNPIEQEDSKLSWFENINGQGGFGPEHILTTNTNNDKRDIFLADLDNDNIIDIIASEKESIVWYKNSGQPNFDVQPIPFTFEGRINDIGVADMDNDGDNDIVVVGAAVGMSWLENTDGNGDFSIEHTILQQEAIIAVCTDDFDNDGDKDIASVHVIYEQGSSDEGVIQWQENLNNGSFNNPIILKRNVNYFLPIYSADLDQDNDIDIMTTAFDVTDKVMWFENLTNLDVSKNTKNKFLLYPNPASNILFVKSETSISSIKVYNISGQLVLSKSNVKELNISSLSDGLYIVEIQDFYGNTSIEKLVKL, encoded by the coding sequence ATGAAAACAAGACTATTATTATTTATATGTATAATTGTTTATATAAACTGTAAGGCACAATTCTCATCCGAAAGAGTGGTTGATAGTACTTTAGCCTATCCGCACCTAGTAATCTCTGCTGATCTAGATGGAGATGGCGATTTGGATATAATTTCAGCATCCGATCAATACCCCACAATAACTTGGTACGAAAATACAGATGGACATGGAACTTTTTCTTCACAGAAAATTGTTACGCCTAACGCTTATAGTGTACGAACAATTTACGCTGCTGATATGGATGGGGATAATGATATGGATATTTTGGCCACATTATTTTTTAATAAAATAGTTTGGTATGAAAATCTCGATAATCAAGGAAGTTTTAGTTCTGAACATGTAATATCCGACAACTCTTTCGGAGCGACGAATGCAATGGCATCTGATATAGATAATGATGGCGATTTCGATGTGGTCTCAACTTGTATAGGTAATCCAATAGAACAAGAGGATTCTAAATTATCATGGTTCGAAAATATTAATGGACAAGGCGGCTTTGGTCCCGAACATATTCTTACCACAAATACCAATAATGATAAGAGAGACATATTTTTAGCCGATTTGGATAATGACAATATTATAGATATTATCGCTTCTGAAAAAGAATCCATAGTATGGTATAAAAACTCTGGCCAACCTAACTTTGATGTGCAACCTATTCCTTTTACCTTTGAGGGAAGAATAAATGATATTGGTGTTGCCGATATGGATAATGACGGGGATAATGATATTGTTGTCGTGGGAGCTGCTGTTGGCATGAGTTGGTTGGAAAACACAGATGGAAATGGTGATTTTTCAATAGAACATACAATCTTGCAACAAGAAGCTATTATAGCAGTTTGTACCGATGATTTTGACAATGACGGAGACAAGGACATTGCATCTGTTCATGTCATTTATGAACAAGGTTCTTCTGATGAAGGAGTTATACAGTGGCAAGAAAATCTTAATAACGGAAGTTTTAATAATCCCATAATTCTTAAAAGGAACGTTAATTATTTTCTTCCAATATATTCAGCCGATTTGGATCAAGATAATGATATAGATATCATGACTACGGCATTTGATGTGACAGACAAAGTAATGTGGTTTGAAAACTTGACAAATTTAGATGTATCCAAAAATACTAAAAACAAATTTTTACTTTATCCGAATCCCGCATCTAATATCTTATTTGTTAAATCCGAGACCTCCATTTCAAGTATTAAAGTTTATAATATTTCCGGACAACTTGTATTATCAAAGTCGAATGTAAAAGAGTTAAATATTTCTTCATTAAGTGATGGTTTATATATCGTGGAAATTCAAGATTTCTATGGTAATACTTCAATTGAAAAATTAGTGAAGTTATAA
- a CDS encoding porin family protein produces the protein MKKTTLIIGITTLLINFSVLAQNEPIEFGLKAGLNYSNLIIDDNIPAETNAKIGFHLGGFLSFKLTDNFRIKPELLFSTQNAEIEFSENINMGDPNDPVFGNRFKADIKQNLILLPIMADYYFSDSFDLELGPQFGYVINQDVTDNNDDFNFGNDDYDKFEVALNVGAGFTFAENYRIGLRYNYGITERDNNKSSVLQFGLSYKL, from the coding sequence ATGAAAAAGACTACATTGATAATCGGAATAACTACTCTGCTAATAAACTTTAGTGTTTTAGCTCAAAATGAACCAATCGAATTTGGATTAAAAGCAGGTCTAAATTATTCCAACCTAATTATTGATGACAACATTCCTGCAGAAACAAATGCCAAAATTGGATTTCATCTTGGAGGATTTTTAAGTTTTAAATTAACTGACAATTTTAGAATAAAACCTGAATTGCTGTTTTCAACACAAAATGCAGAAATTGAATTTTCAGAAAACATAAATATGGGTGACCCTAATGACCCTGTTTTCGGCAATAGATTTAAAGCAGATATTAAGCAGAATTTGATTTTACTTCCAATTATGGCTGATTATTATTTCAGTGATAGTTTCGATTTAGAATTGGGACCACAATTCGGATATGTAATCAATCAAGATGTAACTGATAATAATGATGATTTCAATTTTGGAAATGATGATTATGATAAATTTGAAGTTGCGCTGAATGTTGGAGCAGGATTTACCTTCGCAGAAAATTATCGAATTGGACTTCGATATAATTATGGAATTACTGAACGTGATAATAATAAAAGTTCTGTTTTACAATTCGGCCTTAGTTATAAACTGTGA
- a CDS encoding tetratricopeptide repeat protein, with translation MKKFFKITGIIFGIILIGIIGIGIYGFIKVQGMNKKSAEKAQSVESFTSTDSNEYMQYSIRFNKAGDYNQGFKYLDKAVELDPTLHLGYRGYMKLRFLRDFDGALSDFNRLDSLTPNFNDAPWGENIDFLRGESYYGKKEYEKAIVCFKRNIVNQTAGWADIQSFVYLGICEFKLRNYESSIAEFKKALEQSDKTTEAYYYLSKVYRELDSLPKAREYLEKSKQTLNYKINDPYNEYLTEIYLSNINDLEKQYAE, from the coding sequence TTGAAGAAATTTTTTAAGATAACAGGTATTATTTTTGGCATCATTTTGATTGGAATAATTGGAATCGGTATTTACGGCTTCATCAAAGTGCAAGGGATGAATAAAAAGTCCGCAGAAAAAGCTCAAAGTGTTGAAAGCTTTACTTCAACTGATAGTAATGAATATATGCAATATTCTATTCGGTTTAACAAAGCTGGCGATTATAACCAAGGATTTAAATATCTTGATAAAGCTGTGGAATTAGACCCAACATTGCACTTAGGTTATCGTGGTTATATGAAATTAAGATTTTTGAGGGATTTTGATGGTGCACTATCTGATTTCAACAGATTGGATTCGTTGACGCCTAATTTTAACGATGCACCTTGGGGAGAAAATATTGATTTTCTTCGTGGCGAAAGTTATTACGGAAAAAAAGAATACGAAAAAGCAATCGTATGTTTCAAACGCAATATTGTAAACCAGACAGCAGGTTGGGCAGATATTCAGTCCTTTGTTTACCTTGGAATTTGTGAGTTTAAACTTAGAAATTATGAGTCTTCAATTGCAGAATTTAAAAAAGCATTAGAGCAATCGGATAAAACAACGGAGGCATACTATTATCTATCTAAAGTTTATAGGGAATTGGATAGTCTTCCAAAAGCAAGAGAATATTTAGAAAAGTCAAAACAGACTCTGAATTATAAAATTAACGACCCATACAATGAATATCTTACTGAAATTTATCTAAGTAATATTAATGATTTGGAAAAGCAATACGCAGAGTAA
- a CDS encoding pyridoxamine 5'-phosphate oxidase family protein codes for MSTKNLSNEEARQKIKELAESIDLTMMATNLKSEPFHVIPMSTKEVDAAGNIWFLSNKNSEHNQNIEKENKTQLIYADKGNFEFMSIYGRASISTDRNRIKELYGSGDDAWFDGVDDPNITAIKIQPDEAHYWDTKHGKVLSLLKMAKGAITGDEPDLGEQGNLKV; via the coding sequence ATGAGCACAAAAAACCTGAGTAACGAAGAAGCAAGACAGAAAATAAAAGAACTTGCAGAATCTATTGATCTTACCATGATGGCTACAAATTTGAAAAGCGAGCCATTCCACGTAATTCCTATGAGCACTAAAGAAGTGGATGCAGCTGGAAATATATGGTTCCTAAGCAATAAAAACAGTGAGCACAATCAAAACATTGAAAAGGAAAACAAAACCCAATTGATTTATGCCGACAAAGGAAACTTTGAATTTATGAGCATTTACGGCCGCGCTTCCATCAGTACAGACCGAAACCGAATTAAAGAATTGTACGGTAGCGGTGATGACGCTTGGTTTGATGGCGTGGACGATCCCAACATTACAGCCATAAAAATTCAGCCAGACGAGGCGCATTATTGGGATACCAAACACGGCAAAGTATTATCCTTATTAAAAATGGCTAAAGGCGCAATTACTGGAGACGAACCAGATTTGGGAGAACAAGGAAATTTAAAAGTATAA
- a CDS encoding PQQ-dependent sugar dehydrogenase, whose amino-acid sequence MKTYFLFLISIPLSLFSQVKDEKQLPEPFATKSVSNYSNVIGWNDGETPKAPNGFTVTKYADGFENPRWMYVTPNGDILVAESNSNYSIPKQIGATLIGAGGSNNLKHSADVITILRDTDNNGAPDVRETLLTKKEGLNQPFGMLVIDDWLYVANTDAVMRYPYKTGQTKITAIGEKIADLPAGKVNRHWTRNIIANEDNSKIYIAVGSGDNVGEKGMEHEVMKANILVMNPDGSDLEVYASGLRNPVGMDWEPTTQTLWTSVNERDELGDNLVPDYLTSVQEDGYYGWPYSYWGNHFDPRVPIPPNVRLKEAIVPDVDLGSHTASLGLVFYTAESFPKKYKNGAFVVQHGSWNRDIISGYRVVFIPFENGKPTGKPEDFLTGFIVDAKKDEVRGRPVGSVVIPDGAMLITDDTTHHIWRVAYTGK is encoded by the coding sequence ATGAAAACATATTTTCTATTTTTAATTTCGATTCCGCTTTCGCTTTTTTCACAAGTAAAAGATGAAAAACAGCTGCCAGAACCATTTGCAACTAAATCAGTTTCAAATTATTCTAACGTTATTGGTTGGAACGATGGAGAAACTCCCAAAGCTCCTAATGGGTTTACGGTGACCAAATACGCAGATGGTTTTGAAAATCCACGGTGGATGTACGTGACGCCAAATGGAGATATCTTGGTGGCCGAAAGCAATAGCAATTACAGTATTCCCAAACAAATTGGCGCTACCCTAATAGGCGCTGGAGGTTCCAACAATTTAAAACACAGTGCAGATGTAATTACAATTTTACGCGACACCGATAATAATGGTGCGCCAGACGTTCGCGAAACTTTGTTAACCAAAAAAGAAGGCCTTAATCAGCCTTTCGGAATGCTCGTTATTGATGATTGGTTATATGTTGCCAATACCGATGCCGTAATGCGCTATCCATATAAAACCGGACAAACCAAGATTACCGCAATAGGCGAAAAAATTGCTGATCTTCCGGCGGGAAAAGTCAATAGACATTGGACGCGGAATATAATTGCCAACGAAGATAATTCCAAAATATATATAGCCGTGGGTAGTGGCGATAATGTAGGCGAAAAAGGAATGGAGCATGAAGTAATGAAAGCCAATATACTCGTTATGAACCCCGATGGGAGTGACCTTGAAGTGTATGCTTCAGGACTCAGAAATCCTGTGGGAATGGATTGGGAACCAACTACACAAACACTTTGGACTTCTGTAAATGAGAGAGATGAATTGGGCGATAATTTGGTGCCAGATTATTTAACTTCGGTACAAGAAGATGGTTATTACGGTTGGCCCTACTCCTATTGGGGCAATCATTTTGATCCGCGAGTGCCCATTCCACCAAATGTTAGGCTGAAAGAAGCCATTGTTCCAGATGTTGATCTGGGATCGCACACAGCTTCATTGGGATTGGTGTTTTATACCGCTGAATCATTTCCGAAGAAATATAAAAACGGCGCCTTTGTAGTACAACATGGTTCTTGGAATCGAGATATTATCTCGGGCTATCGTGTGGTTTTTATTCCTTTTGAAAATGGAAAACCCACTGGCAAGCCCGAAGACTTTCTCACCGGTTTTATTGTAGATGCAAAAAAAGATGAAGTTCGCGGAAGACCTGTAGGCTCGGTAGTAATACCAGATGGCGCTATGCTAATTACAGATGATACAACGCACCACATTTGGAGAGTTGCCTATACTGGAAAGTAA
- a CDS encoding NAD-dependent succinate-semialdehyde dehydrogenase, which translates to MKKEEQKELVTINPTTGKEIKKYTLMTDKQADDAVKKCHKAFMDWKLVSPKERAKIIKAIGKELRANTDKLSELMTKEMGKLLKQGKQEVDLCAGVCDWTAANGPETLKDEERELPGGGKGLITYSPIGVIYGIQPWNFPAYQVIRYSIANLMAGNGVLLKHAENVTGSALMLQKIYEKAGLPKNLFTVLKITHDQSDDIIKHELVRGVTLTGSPGAGREIAKKAGAALKKTVMELGSNDAYIVLEDADLDLAVKMCVMGRIYNNGETCVAAKRFIVVDKVYDKFKEAFVDRMKKMKHGDPTDKDSKIGPMAREDLRETLHKQVEKSVKNGAKILCGGEMPEGKGFFYPATVLANVKPGQPAYDDELFGPVASLIKAKNTDDAIRIANDSKYGLGGGIFSKDEKKAMELASKHFDTGMVFINGFGLAQPNMPFGGVKDSGYGREHGGFGMMEFVNAKAIIRLNS; encoded by the coding sequence ATGAAAAAAGAGGAACAAAAAGAACTGGTTACCATAAATCCAACAACAGGAAAAGAAATCAAGAAATACACTTTAATGACAGATAAGCAGGCGGATGATGCCGTTAAAAAATGTCACAAAGCATTTATGGATTGGAAATTGGTTTCCCCCAAAGAAAGAGCCAAAATAATTAAGGCAATCGGAAAAGAATTAAGGGCAAATACAGACAAACTTTCCGAGCTGATGACGAAAGAGATGGGAAAACTTCTTAAACAAGGCAAACAAGAAGTAGATCTATGCGCAGGAGTTTGTGATTGGACCGCAGCAAACGGTCCCGAAACGTTAAAAGATGAAGAACGCGAACTTCCCGGCGGTGGAAAAGGATTAATAACCTATTCGCCCATTGGTGTTATTTATGGAATTCAACCTTGGAATTTTCCAGCATATCAAGTAATTCGTTATTCCATCGCCAACTTAATGGCGGGAAATGGTGTTTTGCTGAAACACGCCGAAAACGTTACTGGTTCCGCTTTGATGCTTCAAAAAATATATGAAAAAGCTGGCTTGCCTAAAAATCTTTTTACCGTACTTAAAATAACCCACGACCAAAGTGATGACATAATAAAACACGAACTGGTTCGTGGAGTTACGCTCACAGGAAGCCCAGGGGCTGGACGAGAAATTGCAAAAAAAGCTGGAGCCGCTCTAAAAAAGACGGTAATGGAACTTGGTAGTAATGACGCATACATTGTTTTGGAAGACGCCGATTTAGATTTGGCTGTAAAAATGTGTGTAATGGGAAGAATTTACAATAATGGCGAAACTTGCGTGGCAGCAAAACGTTTTATAGTGGTGGACAAAGTTTACGATAAATTTAAAGAAGCATTTGTAGACCGAATGAAGAAAATGAAACACGGCGATCCAACCGATAAAGATTCCAAAATTGGGCCGATGGCTCGGGAAGATCTTCGCGAAACGCTTCATAAGCAAGTGGAAAAAAGCGTGAAGAATGGCGCCAAAATTCTTTGTGGTGGCGAAATGCCCGAAGGAAAAGGTTTCTTCTATCCTGCAACGGTGCTGGCTAACGTAAAACCAGGCCAACCCGCTTATGACGATGAACTATTTGGACCAGTGGCTTCATTAATAAAAGCCAAAAATACGGATGATGCTATACGCATTGCCAACGACAGCAAATACGGTCTTGGTGGCGGTATTTTTTCCAAAGACGAAAAGAAAGCAATGGAACTTGCCAGCAAACATTTTGACACTGGAATGGTTTTCATTAACGGTTTCGGTCTTGCGCAACCCAATATGCCTTTTGGCGGCGTAAAAGATTCTGGTTACGGTCGTGAACACGGTGGTTTCGGAATGATGGAATTTGTAAATGCTAAAGCCATAATACGTCTTAACAGTTAA
- a CDS encoding GNAT family N-acetyltransferase — translation MKTEIDKNIRPARPEDFKHVAPLIIQAMEDLACSFANTEDPQEAIPLFEHFFQKKANQYSFEHTLVYEEMGKIMGSITFYDGALLPQYRKPFLEYIAEKYEVTDLVIEDETAPKEVYIDTLSVSPKYQGKGIGKKLLASAINQAKKGNLEKIGLLVDYKNPKAKKLYSALGFESVGEKQLGNSVYEHLQLQL, via the coding sequence ATGAAAACTGAAATAGATAAAAACATCCGTCCCGCGCGTCCTGAGGATTTTAAACACGTTGCTCCATTAATAATTCAGGCAATGGAAGACTTGGCTTGTAGTTTTGCGAATACAGAAGATCCGCAAGAAGCAATTCCGTTGTTTGAGCATTTTTTTCAGAAAAAAGCCAATCAATATAGTTTTGAGCATACGTTAGTTTATGAAGAAATGGGGAAAATTATGGGCTCCATTACCTTTTATGATGGCGCATTATTGCCACAATACCGAAAGCCATTTCTAGAATACATAGCCGAAAAATACGAGGTTACAGATTTAGTAATTGAAGACGAAACCGCGCCGAAGGAAGTATATATAGACACGTTAAGTGTTTCTCCGAAGTATCAAGGAAAAGGAATTGGCAAAAAATTATTGGCTTCAGCAATAAACCAAGCCAAGAAAGGCAACCTAGAAAAAATCGGACTTTTGGTAGATTATAAAAACCCCAAAGCCAAAAAATTATATTCGGCATTGGGGTTTGAAAGTGTTGGTGAAAAACAGCTAGGTAACAGTGTTTATGAACACTTACAATTGCAGCTGTAA
- a CDS encoding ferritin, which yields MNTNRLSKPIEDILNKQVTQEGNAAQIYLSYAIWADSEGYAGVANLLFRHSGEERNHMMKVIDYIQERGGRAKISALDAPPKDPKNLQECFEKIFQHEVDNTTAIYGIVDLSLKEKDWATWNFGQWFVKEQIEEETLVMDLLDKLKLAGGPKATSESLLYLDSKIGNQEDDADLARDADVDNP from the coding sequence ATGAACACCAACAGACTCTCAAAACCGATTGAAGACATTTTAAACAAACAAGTAACCCAAGAAGGCAATGCCGCTCAAATATATTTATCCTATGCTATTTGGGCAGATAGCGAAGGCTATGCTGGTGTTGCAAATCTTCTTTTTAGACATTCTGGCGAAGAGCGAAACCATATGATGAAGGTGATTGATTATATTCAAGAACGCGGTGGAAGAGCAAAAATTTCAGCTTTAGATGCACCGCCAAAAGACCCGAAAAACCTTCAGGAATGTTTTGAAAAAATCTTTCAGCACGAAGTAGATAATACCACTGCGATTTATGGAATCGTAGATCTTTCACTAAAAGAAAAAGATTGGGCGACTTGGAATTTTGGCCAATGGTTCGTAAAAGAACAAATTGAAGAAGAAACCTTGGTAATGGATCTTTTAGATAAACTTAAACTTGCTGGAGGCCCAAAAGCAACTAGTGAATCACTACTTTATTTAGACAGCAAAATTGGAAACCAAGAGGACGATGCCGATCTTGCAAGAGATGCAGATGTGGACAATCCATAA
- the recO gene encoding DNA repair protein RecO: MVVATKAIVFSAIKYSEADLISNCYTEVAGVKSYLLRNILKSKRGKLKSSYFQPLTQLELIAEHKNKGTLEYIKEAKVFYPYQTLHTDILKTGLVMFLSEMLKNCIREEEPNHELYTFLEQSFQWLDQNDEVANFHIFFLLQLSQYLGFYPDASNIEDEYFNIMEGNFQSKNTSNYCLEGVQIENFKLFFGINPSTLNTVKLSKKERQNLLEFILSYYSFHVQGYQKPKSLAVLMQLFS; encoded by the coding sequence ATGGTTGTTGCTACTAAAGCCATTGTTTTTTCAGCCATAAAATATTCCGAAGCAGATCTTATTTCAAATTGTTACACTGAAGTTGCAGGCGTAAAAAGCTATTTGTTGCGCAACATCTTGAAATCGAAGCGAGGAAAGTTGAAATCTTCCTATTTTCAGCCACTCACCCAATTAGAACTTATTGCCGAACACAAAAACAAAGGCACGCTAGAATATATTAAGGAAGCAAAAGTTTTCTACCCATACCAAACGCTACATACAGACATTTTAAAAACTGGCTTGGTTATGTTCTTATCTGAAATGCTAAAGAATTGTATCCGCGAAGAAGAACCAAATCACGAACTTTATACTTTCCTGGAACAATCCTTCCAGTGGCTAGATCAAAATGATGAAGTTGCCAATTTTCATATTTTCTTTCTTTTGCAATTAAGCCAGTATTTGGGTTTTTATCCAGATGCTTCAAATATTGAAGACGAATATTTCAACATAATGGAAGGTAATTTTCAATCAAAAAACACCAGTAATTATTGTTTGGAAGGTGTTCAAATAGAAAATTTCAAGCTTTTCTTCGGAATAAATCCAAGTACTTTAAACACTGTAAAGCTTTCAAAAAAAGAACGTCAAAATTTGTTGGAATTTATTTTATCCTATTACAGTTTTCACGTGCAGGGTTACCAAAAACCGAAATCGTTGGCGGTGTTGATGCAGTTGTTTTCATAA
- a CDS encoding two-component regulator propeller domain-containing protein — MKRLAVAFLLLFSFLASAQNFEDRWSGFFSYVSVKDISEGDNKVFVGAENAVFTYDLSTKEIKTLSTVNGLSGDFITTIHYSETYKLLVIGYENGLIEIAIDGEENILKVVDILEKQTIPPNKKRINNFNEYNDKLYISTQYGISVFDLAALEFGDTYFIGDGGSQINITQTTVLEPYIFAASVSDGMRMAMVADDDLIDYQNWTTILSGGFSAVEKLGTELYAANYSNTVFRFTPDGTTTNVQTFASNIQKFRLADDLLTITTNKSIQSYSEGFVPEGSVSNVPGYDLDLLSGYAFGSNFYLGTAEDGLLIVPFTSNQPTQILPNGPIRNRPFAIDASPGQLWVSFGEVDVDFNPYFPDGLLSKRGISHLKDTLWTNIPYKDLDAAVGGEPTDLLKVTINPLNPEEVYMSSFQNGLLKIKDEKPTILYDESNSPLDRILVPLPGGGTADAGIRIFGSHFDPQGNLWFVQTKADEGLIKLSPNGQFQKIDITSVVANPLKELALGKLALSRENNVFIGSNSNGLLGYNPRTETFNKLSDGAGNLPSTSVRALAFDAQNQLWIGTLQGLRILYSPGGFFEAGETPETKPIIIVENGVRQELLFEQSITDIEVDGSNNKWIATANSGVFYFSPNGQETLLRFTKDNSPLPTNNVQDIAIDPFTGVVYFATTQGLVAYRGTATAPSDNLDNVHAFPNPVRPGYYGNVTIDGLTARANVKITDINGSLVFEETSEGGSVLWDTTAFGKYKVRSGVYLVLVTTNDATETKVSKIMIIR, encoded by the coding sequence ATGAAGCGGTTGGCCGTTGCTTTCCTATTATTATTTTCTTTTCTGGCGAGCGCCCAGAATTTTGAAGACCGCTGGTCTGGATTTTTTTCATACGTTTCGGTGAAAGACATTTCTGAGGGTGATAATAAAGTTTTTGTAGGTGCCGAAAACGCGGTATTTACCTATGACCTTTCCACTAAAGAAATCAAAACACTTTCAACAGTTAACGGACTTTCAGGAGACTTTATCACCACAATTCATTATAGTGAAACCTACAAATTATTGGTTATTGGTTATGAAAATGGATTGATAGAAATTGCAATAGATGGCGAAGAAAACATTTTGAAAGTTGTTGATATTTTGGAAAAACAAACCATTCCGCCAAACAAAAAGCGCATCAACAATTTCAACGAATATAATGACAAACTATATATCTCCACGCAATATGGTATTTCGGTTTTTGACCTTGCAGCATTGGAATTTGGCGATACATATTTCATAGGCGATGGCGGAAGCCAGATAAACATTACGCAGACCACAGTGCTAGAACCCTATATTTTCGCCGCAAGTGTAAGTGATGGTATGCGAATGGCCATGGTAGCAGATGACGATTTAATAGATTACCAAAATTGGACAACCATTTTAAGCGGTGGTTTTAGCGCAGTAGAAAAATTAGGTACTGAACTTTATGCTGCCAATTATTCCAACACAGTTTTTCGTTTCACTCCAGACGGAACTACGACGAACGTACAGACTTTTGCTTCAAACATTCAAAAATTTAGATTGGCCGATGATTTATTAACTATCACCACAAATAAATCCATTCAGTCCTATTCCGAGGGTTTTGTGCCAGAAGGTTCCGTTTCCAATGTGCCAGGATATGATTTAGACCTACTTTCAGGCTATGCTTTTGGATCCAACTTTTATCTGGGAACTGCGGAAGACGGTTTGTTGATTGTCCCTTTCACCAGTAACCAGCCAACACAAATATTGCCAAACGGTCCAATACGGAATCGCCCTTTTGCCATTGACGCTTCACCCGGACAACTCTGGGTAAGTTTTGGGGAGGTGGATGTAGATTTCAACCCATATTTCCCTGACGGACTTTTAAGTAAAAGAGGCATAAGTCATTTAAAAGACACCCTTTGGACCAATATTCCTTATAAAGATTTGGATGCAGCCGTTGGTGGGGAGCCAACAGATTTACTAAAAGTTACAATCAATCCGTTAAATCCGGAAGAGGTTTATATGAGTTCCTTCCAAAATGGACTATTAAAAATCAAAGACGAAAAGCCTACAATTCTATATGACGAAAGCAATAGCCCTTTAGACAGAATCCTCGTTCCATTACCAGGAGGAGGCACTGCAGATGCTGGAATACGGATATTTGGCTCGCATTTTGATCCACAGGGTAATCTCTGGTTTGTTCAAACCAAGGCAGACGAAGGTCTAATAAAACTGTCTCCAAACGGACAATTTCAAAAAATTGATATTACTAGTGTTGTTGCCAATCCTTTAAAAGAACTCGCCTTGGGAAAATTAGCCCTAAGCCGCGAGAACAATGTTTTTATTGGCAGCAATAGCAATGGTCTCTTAGGCTATAATCCACGCACAGAAACCTTTAATAAATTGAGTGATGGCGCTGGTAATTTGCCCTCTACCAGTGTGCGAGCTTTGGCTTTTGATGCTCAAAACCAACTTTGGATTGGAACGCTTCAAGGATTACGTATTCTTTACAGCCCAGGAGGTTTTTTTGAAGCAGGCGAAACCCCAGAAACAAAACCCATTATTATAGTTGAAAATGGCGTGCGCCAAGAACTTTTGTTTGAACAATCTATTACAGATATTGAAGTGGATGGCTCCAACAATAAGTGGATTGCAACAGCTAACTCTGGAGTATTCTATTTTTCTCCCAATGGGCAAGAAACCTTACTGCGTTTCACCAAAGACAACTCACCACTGCCAACTAACAACGTTCAAGATATAGCCATAGACCCTTTTACAGGAGTTGTATATTTTGCCACAACTCAAGGTCTTGTAGCTTACCGAGGAACAGCCACAGCGCCAAGCGACAATCTAGACAATGTACACGCTTTTCCAAACCCTGTGCGACCGGGATATTATGGAAACGTAACCATAGATGGACTTACAGCAAGAGCTAACGTAAAAATAACCGACATAAACGGAAGCCTTGTTTTTGAAGAAACTTCTGAAGGAGGAAGCGTTTTATGGGACACCACAGCTTTTGGAAAATACAAAGTGCGCTCTGGAGTTTACTTGGTTTTAGTTACTACGAATGATGCTACGGAAACCAAAGTCTCCAAAATAATGATAATTCGCTAA